The genomic stretch AGAGACGTAAAATCTGGACGAAAGTGACAAAAACCGTTGCAAAATGCTCAACAAAGGTCAAGTCTCGCCCTGCCTCTTGCCTCCCCACCAACACCGTCACCGCAGGATCGCGCGCCGTGCCGGAAGCCCCGAGCGAGAGCGCCGCAGTCACTCGGCGAGGGGTCTCGTGCGGTGCCCGCGGCCAGTTCCAGCGCCAGGCACCCTCAGGCCTGGGAACGGAGAAACAAGAGCGCCCTGGCAGAGCACAACGGGCACGCatgaggaggagagaagaaaaaacccagcactcAGGGCTGATCGGGGCTTTACAGCCGACAGCCAACGTGAATTGCGTCCGGGACAGACCGCGGTTCTTGCTCCAGCTGTAAacgcccggggacggggactgCTTTTTTGCCCGCTTGCACGGTGTTTAACACGTGGGGAGCCTGGGCCAGACGGAGGGCTACGGGGCAGCGGCAGGGAGGTGAGAAACACTGCCATACGGCACCGTTGCAGTGGAGAACGGCAACGCAGGCTACGAGGTGGTCTTTCTTTCCACCTTCCAGTTAGCCACTTGGATGGTGTTAGCCGCCTGCTCCTTATCAGGCTTTTCAGTTCCCCCTCACGCTACTCAGTTCCATCGTGCCGTCGCTTAACTTATGCACGTAATTTAAAGCTAGATAGACGGCAGGGAAATTGCATCCTCTGAGGCCCCGACTAATTGACCCCTATCCACAGAGCTCAGCAGTCTTCCCTTAACAGCGCTCACACGCGCCACCACAACACGAAGTGCAAGTTCGGAGGTTGCCAGCGCAGCCTCTCTCCCCCGTGGCAATGCCATATGGTGTTAAGATTTTCAGGATCAGACGCCGTTCCTGCTGAAATCAATCATCACAACCCTACCCCCGGCGAAGGCCATCTCCAACTCCCGCTGGCTTGAAACGCGACTCAGCGAGGTGCCGCGGATTTGGATGCTGGTATTTACTATTTCAGGTTGGTATGCAGCCGTTTACTTTAATAGTGCACATGTCAATTAGCAAGGCTGTTACGATTCAAGCAAGTGGCACCGGCTATGACGGCAGCGTGCCCACACAGCAGACACCTCACATTTGGGCCGAACCCTTCAGACCCTGCCAACGCCAGTCAGCCCCTCTGCCTGACCCTGCTGCCACGCTAGCGCAAACGAGGAGCGGGGCAACTGAGGTTCATAGGCTCAATCGGGATGGTTTACTTCAGAGAGAGGGGGATATGAAGTAACGTCAGGCTCCTAATCTTCATAACCTGCAGCAGAAGTTATAGACGTGTATACCAATCAGAGGAAAATAAGTGGTCTCTATGGGTAAATAAAGATTATGTCTCTTTAAACTGACTGTAAATCTGAATAAACACAGAATATACGTACACAAGCAGGCAGCGCGCAACGTGACGTCAATCTTATTTTTATAGATTTATTATTACCGTACATAAAATTTCCTAGTAATAATAACATTCTATGAAAAATACTAGAGCGTTGGGACACTTTTAACGTGAAAACAGTacaagaaaaataggaaaaaataattcaggtgtttaaaaaaaaatgctgggaGGGAAGCATTCCATTAAAAATGCAAGGGTCAGGGACTGGAAAGCATTCATGTGAATCTGTCTTCAACTCCGTGTACTAACCTTGAGAGCTATACCCTATGCCTTCATTGCACCAGCAGAAGAAgagatttaaaggaaaaagagaggaatgGTTTCCGTGGGATCAGCCAGTTTACCCTTTATTGTTATTACTCTCATTTTTCgtttatttgggttttaaaCACAGTTCCGCCCCCTGCCCTGAACCACCTCCCCAACCTGCAACCACCCTCGAGCGCAATTCACAAATCTTACAAGCGTGTGGCGGACCGCGAGCCCCTCGATCCTCGTCGCGTTCCCGTGGGACCGTGCCTACGGAGGTGACGGGGGATCACCCGCGCAGAGCTGTCACTTCCCCAAGGGCGCCGGCCAAAGGAGCCCCGGAGGCTCGCCGCGCAGGGAGGCTGCCCTCGCCCAGCCGCAGCCATCCCGGCCACcgccgtgccatgccatgctCCGACACCCTTCCAGCCAGAGCGCCGCGGCCGCGGGCGTGCTTCAGGCAGCCCCGCTGTCACTCTTTAGCAGTTAATTTAAACtccaaggaaaagaagaaaagaaagaagacgTAAGAAAAACAACCGCGTAAGAAAGTTATGCAATCCGGACACTCTTCCTCTGCTACGGACAAACcacatttctgtgcagaaatgAGCCATGTCCCCGCGACAAAACTTTGCGATGGGCCACGACCTGCGGAGAAGCGATGCCTTACTGACATCTGGATGCCTCGCCTTCCACAGCTGGAAAGAGAAACCTGTCTCCTTCGAGTCACGGTATAGCAGCAGAGGAGCTTTCGCGCTTACGTATCTGACGGAGCacaaacaggagaaagagaggggGGCAGAGAGAGAATGGAGAAAAGAAGTGAAGGCAGGTGGTTATGAGAGTACACAAGTGGCTAATAAAACCACGGCTTTTACTAGTCACAGTGGTTAAACAATTTTAACGGGCAGCATTCTCATAACACGCCTGAGCAGCTTTTAAGGCTGTCAAACACCTCTGTCAGAAGCGAGGAAGTTCTGGAAACGTGCTCGGGGATGCACACAAGCCCATCGGAAGATCTGATAACGTACAAATTCGTTTCTTCCAGAGATAGCTCACTTTCTGCACAAATCGATAAGCCATCAGAACCTATCATTTATCACAAACATTAAATCCCAGCAGCGTCCTGGTCTGCAAGCCTAATGAGGGAACCGGGCGCACAAAGGCACCCCCGGTGCTGGGTggtgtggggcggggggggattCTCCACGTCTCTGGTTCAGAGAAGTCTCTTTCAGGCTGCACTCTGCGTTCCAACCCGTCATTAACGGACCGGGGCATTAGGTATCTTCTTTGCAAACTTGCTACGAAACCAACAAAGGCGTATTACTGGCAAAACCCAACCGACTGAAAACCCAGTCTAGTTTCTAGCACCTGGGAAGTCCACCCCGGTTTTTGTGTTAGCGATGCTGGGTCACCGTACATTCGCAAAAAGAGAGCTAAGAGGATGCAGAGCTACAGGTCAAACTTTCAGCAAGGACAGTTCACTCTTGCGAGGAGGAATTAATTGGTTGGTTTGTTGAGGCTGGTTAGGAAAGAGTTAATAGCATCAGCCAAATGTCAGTTAAACCCCCAAACTCCCATGGCCATATCAACACCGACCCCGTTACCTCCCTTTATTTAACGCGGAACAAATTAATGGGCTCTTGGTGCCGCTTTTTCCCTGGAATCCCTCATCCCACCTCTTCTTGGAGAGAGCTCCTGCAAGCAacgagggagggagggaatacAGGGCTCTGCACACAGGCGCGCGCACAGACAGAGGGAAGTTGCAATTTCTCACCGAGTTGCTAATTTCTCTGACTACAAATCTCGATGTCGCCCAGCATACACCACTCCTCTGCGCTAAATCCATCATCCCCGGCACCTTCAGACGCATCTGATACATGCGTCTAACCAGCAACACTATAATTTTAATAATGACAAGGGATTAAGTATGATTACTAGCCTTCCCTCTCTCTCGTTTCCCTCGCCTAACGGTATCAACCCGTTGCGCTTTCCCTCCCGGTCGTGTATTTGGGCTCCCGTTGTCTGTCGTCCCCCGGTACGCGAACCGAAATGTCCGCGACGTGGGATCTGCCTGTCTCTCGCACGCCTAGCAAACCTGAAAACCCACCGTTACAGCCGTGGGGAACGCAATACGTCGTCAGTTCTGAGGACACGTCGTAAAAATCACCGTTATGTACAGTTCGGTCGGAAATCGGTTCAGTCATACCTGCGCTATTTTCCCATCGTGTTTTTTTACACCACGAGCGGGTTATTTGGCGACAGATGCTGCCCAAGAGATGACTTGGGCACGTTCCACCGACTAGCGGGCTGTATGGCCAGTCGTCCGTCTCGGACAAACCGCTCCCCCTCACCCTGCAGGTGAACTCGCCACCGCTTTCCCCTGAACTTCCGAGGGCCGGGGCCAGGCGTTCAGCTCACACtgccccttcccacctccccgTCCCTGCAAACCGCCCCGAATCCTCACGATCGCcatccaaaaaataaaaaaaccaaaaaagaagaCGACGACGACCCCAGAGGCAGCCAGCAGTCTGATGGAAATAGCACGGCAGGTAAAGCAGGCGAGCAGCGTCTCGTAACGGCCAcgggccggcggggagggggccggcGCCCCCCCGGCTCTGAAGGGCCgcggcccgcggcgggggggcggctctccctccctccctcctcggcggggccggcggccgcggACCAGCGCCGAGCTCGGCggggcgccgcggggggcggcgtTTCTCTTCCCTGCGGGGCGGAgagggggcgggcggcggggcagcgccgcggggacggggaggggggggccggggccggcgggggggggcccgggggctgcgcccgcggcggggggcggcctCAGAGCCTGAAGGAGGCCTCGGAAAAGGGGTGCTGCATCTTGAAGCTAGACAAGAAGcactggagggggggggggcagggggttGAGGAGGGACGGCGGGaggctggggaaaaagaaatcatctCCTCTGACCTCTAGCGAAGTGCCCGGTTTTTTCTTAAGCTCTTCACATTTCCTAAATTTGCAGATCTGGTGTCCCGTTTTGCGGTTCCTGCAACTGCTGCAGACTCCACAGTTGATGAGCCGCTTGCAGGGCACGCACACCCCGCAGCGTTTCCGCTTCTTCTTGGCGGGGttgcccgccccggccccggccccgccgcctccgccgccgccgccggcccccccgccgccgccgccgcctcctccgccgccgccgccgccccccgcgccggcGGCAGCGCCCAGGGCGGAGGCGGGCGAGGCCGAGGCGTGGCTCTGCGGGCAGTCCGCCAGGTTGGCGATCTGGAAGGCGCTGTCTGTGACGGCGGCCGAGGCCGCGGCGGGGGAGTGCAGGGCCGTCATGACGATGACCCcggggggcagggagaggccgCCCAGCGCCGGGATGGCCGAGAAGGTGCCGACGCGCTCGGGGAGGTTCATGATCTCGGCTTCGGCGGCGCCGCACTTGAGCTTGTTCATGCACTCGCCGGCCAGCGGCCGGCAGTGCTCGGGGGAGAGGGTGGAGAGGAAGTTGCCGTTCGCCATGGGCAGGGCGGGCTGCTcggccggcgggcagccgggcttGCCCAGCCGCTGCGAGTCGCTCCGGTGGTGCATGCCGCCCCTGCCGGCGTGCAgcgaggaggcggcggcggcggcggccgcggaggcggaggcggcggcggcggaggagggCTTCCtcgcgccgcccgccgcgccgccgccgccgccgccgctgccccaGAGCatggcggtggcggcggcggccgtgGCGGTGTCGCAGTTCCAGGGGGACATGCCGatgcgggcggcggcggcggcggcggcgctggggAAGATGGGGGTGGTGATGCGGGCGATCTTGGCCGCCTGGGGGAAGGCGCCGCCGTTGGTCTTGTAGAAGGTGGCGAAGGAGCGGTACCTCTCCATCTCCGAGTTGTAATCCACAAGGCTGTTGAGGGCCCCCTCGGGCAGGTGGCTGTCCTTGGGCAGCCCCGGCGCCTCGGGGTTGGGGCCGCTCTCCACGCACACGTTGGTGTTCATGGTGGCCGGGaggggggggcgcggcgggagggacggggcgggggggtggtggggggccgggggtgggggggagagagggacagggccggggaggggggggggggggtgccgcttagtcctcctcctcctcctcttcctcctccggGCGCATTCCCGCGGTCGGTGCCTGGCCGGGCAGCCGCTCCTCCGGCATCCTCACGGGAGCCGCCgcagctgaaacacagaaagtcaTTTCCGAGGGAGTgcgcgcgcggggggggggTCGCCGACGGCtacccgggggggggggggggcgacaCGGACACGGGTGGGGGGCCCACGCCGCCGTACCCGCGGGCAGAGGGGGCGGCCCGGGCGGAGCACGCCCGGTGCCGGGACaagccgggggggcggggggaggggggagctgcCCACCTACCCTCTCCGCCGGGGAAAATGAaaaggcggggcgggggggagaacggggacaaaaataaataaaaggaattaaacaaaaaaaaaaaaaaaaaaaagagggaggcGGGGGAGGGAGCCGCCAGCTGCCACGGTGTCCTTCTGCGCCCGGCGGTCATTAGCTGCCTGCCGGCACAGCTGGCTCCGCCGGGCGCTGGTGGCGGCGGcaccggcccccccggccctccccgccgcgggggggTGTGGAGGGGGGTGGCCGCCTGCGGGGGAACACGGGgctaggttaaaaaaaaacccgtaataaaataaaatacttcaggcAGGCGATTTCACAGCTTGTGATGCCGGCGCCTGCAGCGGCGCTGAAGACGGAGGGAGCATTTATCCCAAGCTCTCGGGAGGattccccgccgccgccgccgggggctgcgcagggagggctggggacgggccccccccgccgcccgcggcaCGGGGacagccccgccgcggggcaggggggctcggggggggcaCGGCGCTGTACCTGCCCGAGTGGCCCTCGGCGGGGAAAAGACGGCTTTCTCCTTCAGGGCTAGCaaagtttgggggggggggggggggacgcggCGCTCGTTTTattcccccccgccgcccccccggaGGTGAAGGGGGGCGTTTTACTTTAAGGCAATGAGGAAGGTGCATTATGGCAGGCTGCGCGAActtaaagcaaaacataaaCACAAGTTAAAAAGCCCTCAGTTTACGAACACTGCCTCTTTGTTGTCCAGATGCTCTACCTGAATAGTTCAGATATTTCCAGCATCTTTTCTGCTGTAGGGCTACCCCTCAGAAACGTTCACTTCGGAGACGCTCGTGGGGCTACGTCTAGTTTCCCGACTCCGGCATGTTTAGTTCAAAATGGTTATCAATTACGGTAATTACGATCATAATTAGATTAATGAACCGTCTGCAGCCCAACCTACCGAGTGCAAAAAAACTTCGGCTTCTCCCGACGCCGTGCACTAAAAAAGCGGGCTTTCTGTAAACAAATCCAGATGAAGGGAGCGGAAATCTCCCGAAG from Gavia stellata isolate bGavSte3 chromosome 5, bGavSte3.hap2, whole genome shotgun sequence encodes the following:
- the CXXC4 gene encoding LOW QUALITY PROTEIN: CXXC-type zinc finger protein 4 (The sequence of the model RefSeq protein was modified relative to this genomic sequence to represent the inferred CDS: deleted 1 base in 1 codon); this encodes PLPATMNTNVCVESGPNPEAPGLPKDSHLPEGALNSLVDYNSEMERYRSFATFYKTNGGAFPQAAKIARITTPIFPSAAAAAAARIGMSPWNCDTATAAAATAMLWGSGGGGGGAAGGARKPSSAAAASASAAAAAAASSLHAGRGGMHHRSDSQRLGKPGCPPAEQPALPMANGNFLSTLSPEHCRPLAGECMNKLKCGAAEAEIMNLPERVGTFSAIPALGGLSLPPGVIVMTALHSPAAASAAVTDSAFQIANLADCPQSHASASPASALGAAAGAGGGGGGGGGGGGGGGAGGGGGGGGAGAGAGNPAKKKRKRCGVCVPCKRLINCGVCSSCRNRKTGHQICKFRKCEELKKKPGTSLEVRGDDFFFPSLPPSLLNPLPPPLQCFLSSFKMQHPFSEASFRL